One genomic window of Sporosarcina ureae includes the following:
- a CDS encoding cold-shock protein, translating into MKQGTVKWFNSEKGFGFIEVDGEEDIFVHFSAIQGDGFKSLDEGQQVEFEVVEGNRGLQAANVVKI; encoded by the coding sequence ATGAAACAAGGTACAGTGAAATGGTTTAACTCAGAAAAGGGCTTCGGTTTTATCGAAGTTGATGGAGAAGAAGACATCTTTGTACACTTCTCAGCAATCCAAGGCGACGGATTCAAATCTCTTGACGAAGGTCAGCAAGTTGAATTTGAAGTTGTCGAAGGTAACCGTGGTCTACAAGCAGCTAACGTTGTTAAAATCTAA
- a CDS encoding helix-turn-helix transcriptional regulator: MKSTFVIRQRAFLKLYMLNKAEEGNLYGLQILDDLIDHFRDLGYRPTKSEVYKSLHDLLNDGLIVRHPVHKQGTEMQTLYIYRIGDKEKVKAYKDTIKFEIDRSISLLTRALLDNYSQKRQ, translated from the coding sequence ATGAAGAGTACATTCGTAATTCGTCAAAGAGCCTTTTTAAAGCTCTATATGCTCAATAAGGCAGAAGAAGGGAACTTGTATGGCTTACAAATATTAGATGACCTTATAGATCATTTCAGAGACCTTGGGTATCGACCAACTAAGTCTGAAGTATACAAGTCTCTACATGATTTACTCAATGATGGTCTGATCGTCAGACACCCGGTTCATAAGCAGGGGACAGAAATGCAGACACTTTACATCTACCGTATTGGCGATAAGGAGAAAGTAAAAGCTTATAAAGATACTATAAAGTTCGAGATTGATCGATCCATCTCATTACTTACTAGAGCACTGCTAGACAATTACTCGCAAAAGAGACAATAA